The proteins below come from a single Puniceicoccus vermicola genomic window:
- the groL gene encoding chaperonin GroEL (60 kDa chaperone family; promotes refolding of misfolded polypeptides especially under stressful conditions; forms two stacked rings of heptamers to form a barrel-shaped 14mer; ends can be capped by GroES; misfolded proteins enter the barrel where they are refolded when GroES binds), whose translation MMAKQLLFDEAGRKKILRGVETLSKAVKVTLGPKGRNVIIDKKFGSPTVTKDGVSVAKEIELEDPYENMGAQMVKEVASKTSDAAGDGTTTATVLAEAVYREGLKNVAAGANPVYLKRGIDKAVAASVAEFAKSSKKVSSRDEVRQVATVSANWDLEIGEIIADAMDKVGKDGTITVEEAKSIETTLDVVEGMQFDKGYLSPYFTTDQETMECILEDAYILIHEKKISNLNDILPLLQNVAKQGKPFLIISEDIEGEALAALVVNKLRGTLNVCAVKAPGFGDRRKAMLEDIAVLTGGRCITEDLGIKLENVQVSDLGRAKRVSIDKESTTIVEGAGKASDIQGRVKQIRRQIEETSSDYDREKLQERLAKLAGGVAVINVGAATEPEMKEKKARVEDALHATRAAVEEGILPGGGVALLNAAKAIEKAVEELEGDEAIGATIVRKAIEYPLRQLCTNAGVEGSIVVQQVLKSASTKGYNVATGEYEDLLKAGVVDPAKVTRTALQNAGSVAGLLLTTECMITDLPEKDKPAPAPDMGGMGGMGGMGGMM comes from the coding sequence ATTATGGCCAAACAACTACTGTTTGACGAAGCAGGCCGGAAGAAAATCCTGCGCGGCGTGGAAACTCTCTCCAAAGCCGTCAAGGTAACTCTCGGACCTAAGGGACGTAACGTAATCATCGACAAGAAGTTCGGTTCCCCGACTGTCACCAAGGACGGTGTCTCAGTCGCGAAGGAAATCGAGCTCGAAGATCCTTACGAAAACATGGGCGCACAGATGGTGAAGGAAGTCGCTTCCAAGACCTCTGACGCCGCAGGTGACGGTACGACCACCGCTACCGTTCTGGCTGAAGCGGTTTACCGCGAAGGTCTCAAGAACGTGGCCGCTGGTGCTAACCCGGTTTACTTGAAGCGCGGGATCGACAAGGCAGTTGCTGCCTCGGTCGCTGAGTTCGCCAAGTCCTCCAAGAAGGTTAGCAGCCGCGACGAAGTTCGCCAGGTCGCTACCGTATCCGCCAACTGGGACCTCGAAATCGGTGAAATCATCGCCGACGCCATGGACAAGGTTGGTAAGGACGGAACCATTACCGTTGAAGAAGCCAAGTCGATCGAAACCACCCTCGACGTTGTTGAAGGGATGCAGTTCGATAAGGGTTACTTGAGCCCTTACTTCACGACCGATCAGGAAACCATGGAGTGCATCCTCGAAGATGCCTACATCCTGATTCACGAGAAGAAGATCTCGAACCTCAACGACATCCTCCCGCTTCTCCAGAACGTTGCCAAACAAGGCAAGCCGTTCTTGATCATCTCGGAAGACATCGAAGGCGAAGCCCTCGCTGCCCTCGTGGTGAACAAGCTCCGTGGCACGTTGAACGTCTGCGCTGTTAAGGCTCCTGGCTTCGGTGATCGCCGTAAGGCCATGCTCGAAGACATCGCCGTTCTTACCGGTGGCCGTTGCATCACTGAAGATCTCGGCATCAAGCTCGAGAACGTTCAGGTCAGCGACCTCGGCCGTGCGAAGCGCGTCTCCATCGACAAGGAAAGCACCACCATCGTCGAAGGCGCTGGTAAAGCTTCTGACATCCAGGGCCGCGTGAAGCAGATCCGTCGTCAGATCGAAGAAACTTCTTCCGACTACGACCGCGAAAAGCTGCAGGAACGCCTCGCCAAGCTCGCTGGTGGTGTTGCCGTCATCAACGTTGGTGCCGCAACTGAGCCGGAAATGAAGGAAAAGAAGGCTCGCGTTGAAGACGCCCTTCACGCCACCCGCGCTGCCGTTGAGGAAGGTATCCTCCCCGGTGGTGGTGTCGCTCTCCTCAATGCTGCCAAAGCGATTGAAAAGGCCGTCGAGGAGCTCGAAGGTGACGAAGCCATTGGTGCGACCATCGTCCGCAAGGCGATTGAGTATCCGCTGCGTCAGCTCTGCACCAACGCCGGTGTTGAAGGCTCGATCGTGGTCCAACAGGTCCTCAAGAGTGCCAGCACCAAGGGTTACAACGTCGCAACCGGTGAATACGAAGACCTCCTCAAGGCAGGTGTCGTGGATCCGGCCAAGGTGACTCGCACCGCTCTGCAGAATGCAGGTTCGGTCGCCGGTCTCCTCCTGACCACTGAGTGCATGATCACAGACCTCCCTGAAAAGGATAAGCCGGCTCCGGCTCCTGACATGGGTGGAATGGGCGGCATGGGTGGCATGGGCGGCATGATGTAA
- a CDS encoding co-chaperone GroES: MSKVKIKPLGDRVLVKHVEEDEQVRGGIIIPDSAKEKPQEAEVIALGTGKTDEAGAKSSFEVKVGDRVLVSKYGGTEVKLDGAVYTLMREDDILGIIG; encoded by the coding sequence ATGAGTAAAGTGAAAATCAAACCACTCGGAGACCGTGTTCTCGTAAAGCACGTCGAAGAAGATGAACAAGTTCGCGGTGGCATCATCATTCCTGATTCGGCTAAAGAAAAGCCACAGGAAGCTGAAGTCATTGCCCTCGGAACCGGAAAGACCGACGAAGCGGGTGCTAAGAGCTCCTTCGAAGTCAAGGTCGGTGACCGTGTCCTCGTTAGCAAATACGGGGGAACAGAAGTGAAGCTGGACGGTGCCGTTTACACGCTCATGCGTGAAGATGACATCCTCGGCATCATCGGATAA
- the dnaK gene encoding molecular chaperone DnaK, with translation MSKIIGIDLGTTNSCVAIMEGGEPKVIENSEGARTTPSVVAFSKSGERLVGQAAKRQAITNPQNTIFSAKRLIGRKFAEVQEEARSLPYEVVEGKNGDAYIRCQVGDKKEDFSPEQISAMILGKLKADAEAYLGEPVTKAVVTVPAYFNDAQRQATKDAGTIAGLEVDRIINEPTAASLAYGLDKKNDHTISVFDLGGGTFDVSVLEIGDGVFEVKATNGDTHLGGDNWDTALIQWLAGEFQKENGIDLLGDPMAKQRLKEEAEKAKIALSSTQSTDINLPFITADASGPKHLNVTLSRSKLEQITDSLFQRIKAPFEACLKDAGFSSSEVNDLVLVGGMTRNPKVIEVARELAGKEPHKGVNPDEVVAIGAAIQGAVLQGDMRDVLLLDVTPLTLGIETAGAVSTPMIERNTTIPTKKSQVFSTYADNQTAVDIKVLQGERPMAADNKMLGNFRLEGIPSAPRGVPQIEVTFDIDANGILHVTAKDQGTGKDQKITISGSSGLDKDEIDRLKKEAELHAEEDKKRKESVENRNELDNLCYQAEKQITDLGDKLPEDKKSAIELAVADGRKVLENQSASAEELKEAKEKITGILTQIGQEIYSQAGGEGAAGGPQPEGQAPGGESSSSEKDDDVVDADFEVVDEDEKKS, from the coding sequence ATGAGTAAAATCATTGGAATCGATTTAGGTACAACAAACTCTTGTGTCGCCATCATGGAAGGTGGCGAGCCGAAGGTTATTGAAAATTCGGAGGGGGCACGGACCACTCCGTCAGTCGTCGCCTTTTCGAAGAGCGGAGAGCGTCTCGTCGGCCAAGCGGCTAAACGTCAGGCGATCACGAATCCGCAGAACACCATTTTCTCGGCCAAGCGTTTGATTGGTCGTAAGTTTGCCGAAGTGCAGGAAGAAGCCCGCAGTCTCCCCTACGAAGTTGTAGAAGGGAAGAATGGCGACGCCTACATCCGCTGCCAAGTTGGTGACAAAAAGGAAGATTTCTCCCCGGAGCAGATTTCCGCAATGATCCTAGGGAAGTTGAAGGCTGACGCCGAAGCTTACCTCGGTGAGCCAGTTACCAAGGCTGTCGTCACTGTTCCGGCCTATTTTAACGATGCGCAGCGCCAAGCCACTAAGGACGCCGGCACAATCGCCGGTCTCGAAGTAGACCGCATCATCAATGAGCCGACCGCCGCTTCGCTGGCCTACGGCCTCGATAAGAAGAATGACCACACCATTTCAGTCTTTGACTTGGGTGGGGGAACTTTCGACGTCTCCGTGCTTGAAATCGGTGACGGAGTTTTTGAAGTGAAAGCCACCAACGGGGACACGCACCTCGGTGGGGATAACTGGGATACGGCTCTGATTCAGTGGCTCGCTGGTGAATTCCAGAAGGAGAATGGGATCGACCTCCTCGGCGACCCTATGGCCAAGCAGCGCCTGAAGGAAGAAGCGGAGAAGGCGAAAATCGCTCTCTCTTCGACTCAGTCGACTGATATCAACCTGCCGTTCATCACTGCCGACGCTTCCGGGCCGAAGCACCTGAACGTCACTCTCAGCCGTTCGAAGCTCGAGCAGATCACTGATTCTCTTTTCCAGCGCATCAAGGCTCCTTTTGAAGCCTGCTTGAAGGATGCTGGCTTCTCTTCTTCGGAAGTGAATGACCTCGTTCTCGTTGGGGGAATGACCCGCAACCCGAAGGTTATTGAAGTGGCTCGTGAGCTCGCCGGCAAGGAGCCTCATAAGGGCGTGAACCCGGACGAAGTTGTGGCCATCGGGGCTGCGATTCAGGGTGCTGTCCTTCAGGGCGACATGCGCGACGTTCTTCTCCTCGACGTGACTCCGTTGACTCTCGGAATCGAAACCGCTGGTGCGGTCTCCACTCCGATGATCGAACGTAACACGACGATCCCGACGAAGAAGAGTCAGGTTTTCTCGACCTACGCCGACAACCAGACCGCCGTGGACATCAAAGTTCTTCAAGGGGAACGTCCGATGGCTGCCGACAACAAGATGCTCGGTAACTTCCGTCTCGAAGGAATTCCTTCGGCGCCACGCGGAGTGCCTCAGATCGAAGTCACCTTTGACATCGACGCCAACGGGATCCTCCACGTGACTGCAAAAGACCAAGGCACGGGCAAGGATCAAAAGATCACCATTTCCGGCTCTTCTGGACTCGATAAGGACGAAATCGATCGTCTGAAGAAGGAAGCTGAGCTCCACGCTGAAGAAGATAAGAAGCGCAAGGAGTCGGTCGAAAATCGCAACGAACTCGACAATCTCTGCTACCAAGCCGAGAAGCAAATCACCGACTTGGGCGACAAACTTCCGGAAGACAAGAAGAGTGCGATCGAGCTCGCAGTGGCCGATGGCCGTAAGGTCCTCGAGAACCAGTCCGCTTCCGCCGAAGAGTTGAAGGAGGCCAAGGAAAAGATCACTGGCATCCTTACGCAGATCGGACAGGAAATCTACAGTCAAGCCGGCGGCGAAGGAGCCGCAGGCGGTCCTCAGCCCGAAGGGCAAGCTCCTGGCGGAGAGTCCTCCAGCAGCGAAAAAGATGACGACGTGGTCGATGCCGACTTCGAAGTCGTCGACGAGGACGAGAAGAAGAGCTAA